Proteins from one Dermacentor variabilis isolate Ectoservices chromosome 1, ASM5094787v1, whole genome shotgun sequence genomic window:
- the LOC142570116 gene encoding E3 ubiquitin-protein ligase MARCHF2-like — translation MPNNRYEVLTEDAPAQSRTAPAPTGTGSHCPRRRELAVRIPRSRACRRRSFREGDSKTPILDEEQKCQFSSSSSSPSPSPEPRGTSRELSFDIETSPSCTPRGYLVFVDSSPEREENSEKTVIVPPTDVLLACSPSSILSSDPKWNGSPPQTPAGCLNVTASSGPICRICHEGDQQNSLMSLCRCSGTMGLMHVNCLERWLNARNVDHCELCHHRFPTAGQGTCVRQFFHWALHGNSQRAVLGDLFCFALLTPVAALSCFFCTHSASKQVLEGRIIEAASLVTLACLLVTAYVAWSFFTVRFHYRAFGAWQARNPMRRILAPPLARGAAAGGHDSATGDQSGGVRELVDVVAGSVNETGRTSTAQGQGGGLRAALQLSPLVLPEDLPSALHKPSDALGPSAGFAFW, via the coding sequence ATGCCTAACAACCGATACGAGGTTCTTACCGAAGACGCGCCAGCACAATCACGAACTGCACCCGCTCCAACTGGCACGGGTTCCCACTGTCCACGACGGCGCGAACTTGCCGTCCGAATACCGCGCAGCCGTGCGTGTCGAAGAAGGAGCTTTCGAGAGGGCGACAGCAAGACTCCCATACTCGACGAAGAGCAGAAGTGCCAGttttcttcgtcgtcgtcctcgccttCGCCGTCTCCAGAGCCCCGCGGTACCAGCCGGGAACTGTCCTTTGACATCGAGACTTCGCCATCATGCACGCCCAGGGGTTACCTTGTGTTTGTTGATTCGAGCCCCGAACGTGAAGAAAACAGCGAGAAGACAGTTATCGTGCCACCTACGGACGTTCTTCTGGCCTGTTCTCCAAGCTCGATCCTAAGTAGCGACCCGAAGTGGAATGGCAGTCCTCCGCAGACACCTGCCGGCTGTCTGAACGTAACCGCGAGTAGCGGACCCATATGCCGCATTTGCCACGAGGGAGACCAACAAAACTCGCTTATGTCGCTATGCAGGTGCTCGGGGACCATGGGCCTCATGCACGTCAACTGCCTAGAGCGCTGGCTTAACGCCAGGAACGTAGACCACTGCGAACTTTGCCACCACCGCTTTCCAACCGCGGGCCAAGGCACTTGCGTGCGCCAGTTCTTCCACTGGGCGCTACACGGCAATTCGCAGAGGGCGGTGCTGGGGGACTTGTTTTGCTTCGCGCTCCTGACGCCAGTGGCCGCCCTTAGCTGTTTCTTCTGCACCCACAGTGCCTCTAAGCAAGTGCTCGAAGGTCGTATCATTGAGGCGGCCAGCCTGGTCACTCTCGCCTGCCTCTTGGTCACGGCCTACGTGGCCTGGTCGTTTTTTACGGTTCGCTTTCACTACCGAGCTTTCGGGGCATGGCAGGCAAGGAATCCGATGCGCAGGATCCTGGCACCGCCTTTAGCCAGGGGAGCAGCTGCAGGCGGACATGACAGCGCTACGGGCGATCAATCTGGGGGCGTGCGGGAGCTTGTGGACGTCGTCgctggaagcgtcaacgagaccGGGCGCACGTCCACGGCACAAGGTCAAGGCGGCGGCCTGCGAGCGGCTTTGCAACTTTCACCTCTCGTTTTGCCGGAAGACCTCCCTTCTGCGCTACATAAGCCATCCGACGCGCTAGGCCCATCCGCAGGTTTCGCGTTTTGGTAG